One window of the Thermogemmatispora onikobensis genome contains the following:
- a CDS encoding GntR family transcriptional regulator, with the protein MSTIVRKSPLPRYYQLKEIMREKIRSGEWKPGDLIPSERELGEQYGISRMTARQAITELVNEGLFYREQGKGTFVSRRKITQQLIHLTGFTEDMKARGQQPGTRVLSAEMRPADEAVAERLRIKPGLQIFRLHRLRLADGEPLAIEVSHISFIGCEKLLEEDLEHNSLYRLLETKYGLPLLEADQELEAGLIGSEEAQYLKVPVGSPALFTRRVTYTERNQPIEYASSVYCGNKYVFYTHMKREQLLS; encoded by the coding sequence ATGAGTACGATCGTGAGAAAAAGCCCATTGCCACGTTACTATCAACTCAAAGAGATCATGCGCGAAAAGATCCGGAGCGGCGAATGGAAACCGGGGGACCTGATCCCTTCCGAGCGTGAGCTTGGCGAGCAATACGGGATCAGCCGGATGACTGCCCGGCAAGCGATCACCGAGCTTGTAAATGAAGGACTCTTCTACCGTGAGCAAGGGAAAGGAACCTTTGTCAGCCGACGCAAGATTACCCAGCAGCTCATCCATCTGACGGGTTTTACCGAGGATATGAAGGCTCGTGGGCAGCAGCCTGGTACGCGCGTTCTCTCAGCCGAGATGCGCCCAGCGGACGAAGCGGTCGCCGAGCGGCTGCGCATTAAGCCCGGGCTCCAGATCTTTCGCCTCCACCGCCTGCGTCTGGCTGACGGGGAGCCACTGGCTATCGAGGTCTCGCATATCAGCTTTATCGGTTGCGAAAAACTCCTCGAAGAGGACCTGGAGCACAATTCGCTCTATCGTCTGCTGGAGACCAAATACGGCCTGCCCTTGCTGGAAGCCGATCAGGAGCTAGAGGCCGGACTCATCGGCAGCGAGGAAGCCCAGTATCTCAAGGTCCCTGTCGGCAGCCCAGCCCTTTTCACACGGCGCGTTACCTATACCGAGCGCAATCAACCAATCGAGTACGCCTCTTCTGTCTATTGTGGCAATAAATACGTCTTTTATACCCATATGAAGCGCGAGCAACTGCTCTCGTAG
- a CDS encoding MaoC family dehydratase, which translates to MAASAEFKEQVRRAFATIQPGQRYVFRRTFTEGDMTLFCGLTGDYNPYHVDETFAQTSWYGRRILPGLLTGSMITHIGGLLGFVATEMHFQYLKAVYPGETITCTVTFVEKDEEQRLLSAEASFVNQDGVEVLHAWFKGFPTFIRLQAEPSAGH; encoded by the coding sequence ATGGCAGCATCAGCAGAGTTCAAAGAGCAGGTGCGCCGCGCCTTCGCAACTATCCAGCCCGGGCAGCGCTATGTCTTTCGTCGCACCTTTACAGAAGGAGACATGACGCTGTTCTGCGGCCTGACAGGGGACTATAACCCCTATCACGTCGATGAGACCTTTGCGCAGACCAGCTGGTACGGAAGACGCATCCTCCCTGGCCTGCTCACCGGCAGCATGATCACCCATATCGGTGGCTTGCTGGGCTTTGTGGCCACCGAAATGCATTTTCAGTATCTGAAGGCCGTCTACCCGGGAGAGACTATCACCTGCACCGTGACCTTCGTCGAGAAGGACGAAGAGCAGCGGCTCCTCTCGGCAGAGGCCAGCTTTGTGAATCAGGACGGCGTCGAGGTTTTGCACGCCTGGTTCAAAGGCTTCCCGACCTTTATCCGCCTCCAGGCTGAACCTTCAGCCGGCCACTAG
- a CDS encoding acetate--CoA ligase family protein, with product MEQEKPIAAERLKAFFHPRSIAVVGASDEVRWSTYLVQNLKASTFSGPLYLINPRRPHAHGQATLPTLSALPEAADLAFVMVPTSQVLPVVAEGAERGVRHFVVLTAGFRETGPQGEERERELLAFAQAHDLLILGPNGNGFINAAAGITPYGLPINFPLRSGPVAVVLQSGALASAVLAFAQAHAIGLSLLVSLGNEGMISLCDVLEYLLADSTTRAVALFLESIRQPEALRRLAARAQAQRCAFVALKVGRSEAGSRAAAAHTGALVGDAAVNAAALRQLGIIGVSSLEDLLTTTALAAYHGPLPGRRLGAVTPSGGACDLIADRAQDEGLLLPELSDRTRQQLQTVLPPFATPHNPLDVTGYVVVDGTLQQRALAIVREDPQLDFVLNVVSIDGLRRPTPESQQVLYNQYERLAELVHSSPRPILLVSNSCIDLPAALLPIIEQTGLHIIAGLEHGLRALGRVLWWSEQLHQPQQPATEEPEPEPVLTLDGAALAAPDERSWSEIQTRALLEQAGIPLVPAQLAHTPAEALAAARHYGFPVALKIQSPMILHKSDIGGVALNLSSEEAVARAFERLLSAAHQQVPANAIEGILVSPMRQQGSELLVSVFTDQVWGPTLTVGLGGLWAEVLHDIALRPLPLKRREIRAMLEELRGFPLLRGLRNQPGVNLERLSAVIAQITRLAQTLAPYLEVLEINPLLANGDQVEVLDALIIWRH from the coding sequence ATGGAGCAAGAGAAACCCATCGCAGCAGAGCGGCTGAAGGCTTTTTTCCACCCGCGCAGCATCGCCGTGGTCGGAGCCAGCGACGAAGTGCGCTGGTCCACCTATCTCGTGCAAAACCTGAAAGCAAGCACCTTTTCTGGACCTCTCTATCTGATCAATCCACGGCGTCCGCATGCGCATGGGCAGGCTACGCTGCCAACGCTGAGCGCCCTGCCAGAGGCGGCAGATCTGGCCTTCGTCATGGTTCCGACCTCCCAGGTGCTGCCGGTCGTCGCCGAAGGAGCGGAGCGCGGTGTGCGCCACTTTGTGGTGCTGACAGCGGGCTTCCGTGAGACCGGCCCGCAGGGCGAAGAGCGAGAGCGGGAGCTGCTGGCCTTTGCTCAGGCCCACGACTTGCTGATCCTGGGGCCGAATGGGAACGGCTTCATCAACGCTGCCGCCGGCATTACTCCCTACGGACTGCCCATCAATTTTCCCTTGCGCAGCGGACCGGTGGCCGTGGTGCTGCAGAGCGGGGCACTGGCCAGCGCTGTGCTAGCCTTTGCCCAGGCCCATGCCATCGGCCTCAGTCTCCTGGTCTCCCTGGGCAACGAAGGAATGATCAGCCTGTGCGATGTACTTGAGTATCTCCTGGCCGACTCCACGACGCGGGCCGTGGCCCTCTTCCTCGAAAGCATTCGCCAGCCAGAGGCACTGCGCCGGCTCGCCGCCCGAGCGCAGGCCCAGCGCTGTGCCTTCGTCGCGCTCAAGGTTGGTCGCAGCGAGGCCGGCTCCCGGGCCGCCGCTGCCCATACGGGAGCCCTGGTCGGTGATGCGGCAGTTAACGCCGCCGCCCTGCGCCAACTGGGCATCATTGGTGTCTCTTCCCTCGAGGACCTCTTAACAACCACGGCGCTGGCCGCCTACCACGGTCCGTTACCGGGCCGGCGCCTGGGCGCGGTCACTCCTTCGGGTGGCGCCTGCGATCTGATCGCCGATCGCGCCCAGGACGAGGGCCTGCTCCTGCCCGAGTTGAGCGACAGGACACGCCAGCAATTGCAGACTGTGCTGCCACCCTTTGCCACGCCTCACAATCCGCTCGATGTGACCGGCTATGTGGTTGTCGATGGCACGCTCCAACAGCGGGCCCTGGCCATCGTGCGCGAAGACCCTCAGCTTGACTTCGTGCTCAATGTGGTGAGCATCGATGGTCTGCGCCGTCCCACTCCTGAGAGTCAGCAGGTCCTTTACAACCAATATGAGCGCCTGGCTGAGCTGGTGCATAGCTCGCCGCGCCCGATTCTGCTGGTTTCAAATAGCTGCATCGACCTGCCAGCCGCGCTCCTGCCTATCATCGAGCAAACCGGCCTTCACATCATAGCTGGGCTTGAGCATGGCCTGCGCGCCCTTGGTCGGGTACTGTGGTGGTCAGAGCAGCTCCACCAACCACAGCAGCCCGCAACTGAGGAACCAGAGCCAGAGCCGGTACTGACCCTGGACGGGGCTGCGCTGGCCGCCCCTGACGAGAGGAGCTGGTCAGAGATCCAAACGCGCGCACTCCTGGAACAGGCCGGCATCCCACTTGTACCAGCCCAGCTGGCACACACTCCTGCAGAGGCCCTGGCTGCCGCTCGCCACTACGGCTTTCCCGTTGCCCTCAAGATCCAGTCGCCTATGATACTGCATAAAAGCGACATCGGCGGCGTTGCCCTGAACCTCAGCAGCGAAGAGGCGGTTGCAAGGGCCTTCGAGCGCCTCCTGAGTGCAGCCCATCAGCAGGTGCCCGCGAACGCGATCGAGGGCATCCTCGTCAGTCCCATGCGCCAGCAGGGCAGTGAACTGCTGGTCAGCGTCTTCACCGATCAGGTCTGGGGCCCCACCTTGACCGTCGGCCTCGGCGGCCTGTGGGCCGAGGTGCTCCACGATATCGCCTTACGCCCACTACCACTCAAGCGTCGCGAGATTCGGGCCATGCTCGAAGAGCTACGCGGCTTCCCGCTGCTGCGCGGTCTCCGCAACCAGCCCGGCGTCAACTTGGAACGCCTGAGTGCCGTGATCGCTCAAATCACACGGCTGGCCCAGACCCTGGCCCCATACCTGGAAGTGCTAGAGATCAATCCCTTGCTGGCCAATGGCGACCAGGTGGAGGTGCTCGATGCCCTGATCATCTGGCGTCACTAA
- a CDS encoding Zn-ribbon domain-containing OB-fold protein, whose product MSEEVTYALPQSDPESAPYWEGIQHGELRIQFCTSCQRHVFYPRTLCPHCHSDRLTWVSASGRGTIYSYSVVHRAFGPFAAEAPFIIAIVELEEGVRLMTRLIEAPRERVRIGAPVQVSFERVSGRPPLPFFRLAE is encoded by the coding sequence ATGAGTGAGGAAGTAACGTACGCCCTCCCCCAGAGCGATCCCGAGTCAGCCCCTTACTGGGAAGGTATCCAGCACGGGGAGCTACGCATCCAGTTTTGCACGTCTTGCCAGCGCCACGTCTTCTATCCGCGCACCCTGTGCCCTCACTGCCATAGCGATCGGCTCACCTGGGTCAGCGCCTCGGGCCGTGGGACCATCTACTCGTATAGCGTCGTCCACCGCGCTTTCGGTCCCTTCGCCGCCGAGGCTCCTTTCATCATCGCCATCGTTGAGCTAGAGGAAGGCGTGCGCCTGATGACTCGCCTGATTGAGGCGCCACGCGAGCGTGTGCGCATTGGCGCCCCGGTTCAGGTCAGCTTTGAGCGGGTGAGTGGACGCCCACCTCTGCCCTTTTTCCGTCTGGCAGAATAG
- a CDS encoding acetyl-CoA acetyltransferase, whose amino-acid sequence MSKASAPRSPRAAIVGVAESDLGYTPNKTVLQLQAQAARSALEEAGLSFDEVDALFCAGNWSWSPTLTLAEYLGLRPRYSDSTNIGGSSFEAHIEHAVAAIEAGLIEVALIVYGSTQRSDRSRGRISPAYRLTEQFEGPFGLPTPVGAYALAAMRHMHQFGTTSEQLAEVAVATRKWAMLNEKAMMRDPITIEDVLASRWIAEPLHLLDCCLVTDGGGAVVLTSAERARQTRKPPVWVLGHGEAHTHATIANMPDLAVHQAAIASGQTAFGMAGLRPEEIDVVEIYDSFTITVIMTLEALGFCPLGEGGAFVSGQRTAPGGPFPMNTNGGGLSYCHPGMYGIFLLIEATRQLRGECGPRQVPGARLALAHGTGGVLSSAATVLLGKD is encoded by the coding sequence ATGTCGAAAGCATCCGCGCCGCGTAGCCCGCGCGCCGCCATTGTCGGCGTTGCCGAGTCCGACCTGGGCTATACCCCCAACAAGACCGTCCTGCAGCTGCAAGCTCAGGCTGCCCGCTCCGCCCTCGAAGAGGCCGGGTTGAGCTTTGACGAGGTCGACGCCCTCTTCTGCGCCGGCAACTGGTCCTGGTCTCCCACCCTGACCCTGGCCGAGTATCTCGGTCTCAGACCGCGCTATAGCGACTCTACCAATATCGGCGGCTCCTCGTTTGAGGCCCACATCGAGCACGCAGTCGCCGCCATTGAGGCCGGCCTCATCGAAGTAGCCCTCATCGTCTACGGGAGCACCCAGCGCTCGGACCGCTCCCGTGGCCGGATCAGCCCAGCATACCGCCTCACGGAACAGTTCGAGGGACCATTTGGGCTGCCCACGCCGGTAGGGGCCTACGCCCTGGCCGCTATGCGCCATATGCACCAGTTCGGCACCACCAGCGAGCAACTAGCCGAAGTAGCGGTGGCGACGCGGAAGTGGGCTATGCTTAACGAGAAGGCCATGATGCGCGACCCCATCACCATCGAGGATGTGCTCGCCTCGCGCTGGATTGCTGAACCGCTGCATCTGCTCGACTGCTGTCTCGTCACCGATGGCGGAGGGGCCGTAGTGCTGACTTCAGCGGAGCGAGCGCGCCAGACTCGCAAGCCGCCGGTCTGGGTGCTGGGCCACGGTGAAGCTCATACCCATGCGACGATCGCCAACATGCCTGACCTGGCAGTTCATCAGGCCGCCATTGCTTCCGGCCAGACAGCCTTTGGTATGGCCGGCTTGCGGCCCGAAGAGATCGACGTTGTCGAAATCTATGATTCCTTCACGATCACGGTCATCATGACCCTGGAAGCCCTTGGCTTTTGCCCGCTCGGTGAGGGGGGGGCCTTTGTCAGCGGTCAGCGCACCGCGCCGGGCGGCCCCTTTCCCATGAACACCAATGGCGGTGGCCTCTCCTACTGCCATCCTGGCATGTACGGCATCTTTCTGCTCATCGAGGCTACACGCCAGCTACGCGGCGAGTGTGGGCCGCGCCAGGTCCCCGGGGCCCGTCTCGCTCTGGCCCACGGCACCGGCGGCGTCCTATCTTCAGCAGCCACCGTCTTGCTCGGCAAGGACTGA
- a CDS encoding MGH1-like glycoside hydrolase domain-containing protein, protein MDEETLAQAEEARLHQAASHERNWERWGPYLAERQWGTVREDYSPDGNCWDYFPHDHARSRVYRWGEDGLLGICDRECRLCFAVALWNGQDPILKERLFGLTNAEGNHGEDVKEYYFYLDAVPSSAYLRALYKYPQRAYPYAQLLEANRRRSRAEPEYELLDTGIFEENCYFDLGVEYAKASPNDILIRLTVANRGPETATLHLLPTLWFRNTWSWGQQGEDYWPKPRLSTPDGQALLAEHVSLGRFWLLAEQRSDLPTPRLLFTDNETNFQRLFGVPNASPYVKDAFHAFVVEGRQEAVNPAHEGTKAAFYYVLTLPAAQECQLHLRLFAESEAPTAPFGESFTALFSQRQQEADAFYAVRIPSALPEQAQRVIRQANAGLLWNRQFYNYDVATWLKGDPTQPSPPSSRLSGRNQDWKHLFNRDILSVPDKWEYPWYAAWDLAFHAVAFAGLDPDFAKQQLILLLREWYMHPNGQLPAYEFAFSDANPPVHAWACWRVYKMTAARGSRDLQFLARAFHKLLINFTWWVNRKDIAGRHLFSGGFLGLDNVGLFDRSRPLPGGEQLEQADGTAWMAFYCLTMLSIALELAHEDHAYEDVASKFFEHFIAIVDAMNALGGNGMWDEEDGFYYDQLLIDGRSLPLRVRSAVGLIPLLAVDILDDERLAALPGFSKRLRWFLENRPDLARHISYLQGGGQHSEAHRLLAIPSRERLLRVLRYLLDESEFLSPYGIRSLSRYYRNRPYTIVLDGQQLSIDYEPAESRSGLFGGNSNWRGPIWFPLNYLLIEALERYHRFYGASLLIECPTGSGRQLTLAQVAQELTRRLCRLFLPDEQGSIAWCGSEQRFLADPYWRDLVLFYEYFDGDTGRGLGASHQTGWTALIARLLTDLASETAAP, encoded by the coding sequence ATGGATGAGGAGACGCTTGCGCAGGCGGAAGAAGCGCGCTTACATCAGGCGGCGAGCCATGAACGCAACTGGGAGCGTTGGGGCCCCTATCTGGCTGAACGCCAATGGGGGACGGTGCGCGAGGATTATTCCCCCGATGGAAACTGCTGGGACTATTTTCCCCATGATCACGCTCGTAGTCGTGTCTATCGCTGGGGAGAGGATGGACTGCTGGGTATCTGTGACCGTGAGTGTCGGCTCTGCTTTGCTGTAGCCCTATGGAATGGCCAGGACCCTATTCTCAAGGAGCGGCTCTTTGGGCTGACCAACGCCGAAGGCAATCACGGTGAGGACGTCAAAGAATACTATTTCTATCTCGATGCTGTGCCCAGCTCTGCCTATCTGCGCGCCCTCTACAAATACCCTCAACGAGCCTATCCCTATGCGCAGCTCCTTGAGGCGAATCGTCGGCGCTCTCGGGCGGAGCCGGAGTACGAGCTGCTCGATACTGGGATCTTTGAGGAAAATTGCTACTTTGATCTCGGCGTCGAATATGCTAAAGCCTCTCCCAATGACATCCTGATCCGCCTCACGGTGGCCAATCGTGGCCCCGAGACAGCGACGCTGCATCTACTGCCCACGCTCTGGTTTCGCAATACCTGGAGCTGGGGCCAGCAGGGTGAGGATTACTGGCCCAAACCTCGTCTGAGTACCCCCGATGGTCAGGCTCTCCTGGCCGAACATGTCTCGCTGGGCCGTTTCTGGCTGCTTGCCGAGCAACGGTCGGATCTGCCGACGCCGCGTCTCCTCTTCACAGACAACGAAACGAACTTCCAGCGTCTCTTTGGGGTTCCCAATGCCAGCCCTTACGTCAAGGATGCCTTCCATGCCTTTGTGGTCGAAGGGCGTCAGGAGGCGGTCAATCCAGCTCACGAGGGAACGAAAGCCGCCTTTTACTATGTGCTCACCCTGCCCGCTGCTCAGGAGTGTCAGTTACATCTGCGCCTCTTTGCCGAGAGCGAAGCGCCGACTGCTCCTTTTGGCGAGAGTTTCACGGCCCTCTTCTCCCAGCGCCAGCAAGAGGCCGACGCTTTCTATGCGGTGCGCATCCCGTCTGCGCTCCCTGAGCAGGCGCAGCGTGTGATCCGGCAAGCCAACGCCGGTCTCCTCTGGAATCGTCAATTCTACAACTATGACGTGGCCACCTGGCTCAAAGGCGATCCAACGCAGCCCTCGCCCCCGTCTTCTCGTCTCAGCGGGCGTAACCAGGACTGGAAGCATCTCTTCAATCGCGATATTCTCTCCGTCCCTGACAAATGGGAATACCCCTGGTATGCTGCCTGGGATCTGGCCTTCCATGCTGTCGCCTTTGCCGGCCTTGATCCTGACTTTGCCAAGCAGCAGCTGATCCTGCTCTTGCGCGAATGGTATATGCATCCCAATGGGCAGCTCCCAGCCTATGAGTTCGCCTTCTCGGACGCGAATCCGCCGGTCCATGCCTGGGCCTGCTGGCGGGTCTACAAGATGACGGCGGCTCGTGGCTCCCGCGATCTCCAGTTTCTGGCCCGTGCCTTTCATAAACTCCTCATCAATTTCACCTGGTGGGTCAACCGCAAAGATATCGCGGGCAGGCATCTCTTTAGTGGCGGCTTCCTGGGGCTCGATAACGTTGGCCTCTTCGACCGCTCACGCCCTCTCCCCGGAGGCGAGCAGCTAGAGCAGGCCGATGGCACTGCCTGGATGGCCTTCTACTGCCTGACGATGCTCTCCATCGCTCTGGAGCTAGCCCATGAAGATCATGCCTACGAAGATGTCGCCTCCAAGTTCTTCGAGCACTTCATTGCCATTGTAGACGCCATGAATGCCCTGGGTGGAAACGGCATGTGGGATGAAGAAGATGGCTTCTACTATGATCAGCTGCTCATCGATGGGCGCAGCCTGCCCCTGCGCGTGCGTTCGGCGGTCGGCCTCATTCCTCTCCTGGCGGTCGACATCCTCGACGACGAGCGCCTCGCCGCTCTGCCCGGCTTCAGCAAGCGCCTGCGCTGGTTCCTGGAGAATCGGCCCGATCTGGCCCGTCACATCTCCTACCTGCAAGGAGGTGGCCAACACTCGGAAGCGCATCGGCTCCTGGCCATTCCCTCGCGTGAGCGCCTGCTGCGAGTCCTGCGTTACCTTCTCGATGAGAGCGAGTTTCTCTCTCCCTATGGCATCCGCTCGCTCTCGCGTTACTACCGCAACCGCCCCTACACCATTGTGCTCGATGGTCAACAGCTCAGCATTGACTACGAGCCGGCGGAATCGCGCAGCGGCCTCTTTGGCGGTAACTCTAACTGGCGTGGCCCTATCTGGTTCCCATTGAACTACCTGCTAATCGAAGCCCTGGAACGCTACCATCGCTTCTACGGGGCGAGCCTCCTGATCGAGTGCCCCACCGGCTCAGGGAGACAGCTGACGCTGGCGCAGGTGGCTCAGGAGCTGACCAGGCGCCTGTGTCGTCTTTTCCTGCCCGACGAGCAAGGAAGCATTGCCTGGTGCGGAAGCGAACAACGCTTTCTGGCCGACCCCTACTGGCGCGATCTGGTCCTCTTTTACGAGTACTTTGACGGCGACACAGGGCGTGGTCTGGGCGCCAGCCATCAGACTGGCTGGACCGCTCTCATCGCTCGTCTGCTGACAGACCTGGCGAGCGAGACGGCGGCTCCCTGA
- a CDS encoding response regulator, protein MEDGQPASASRTADRTIRLVLADDHDILRQGLKLLLTLQPEIHIVGEAKTGRGAVEMARQLRPDIVVMDITMPEMDGLEACRRIRAEQPETQVLILTMHDSEEYFLQALRVGASGYLVKKAAPAELQSAVRALADNGAFLYPGLARSLIRVYLEQCTAQEESQTQESSQPARESPPGEESEKLADELRVLSPRELEVLTLVAEGYTSQEIANRLVLSVKTVQAHRANIMEKLGLHDIPHLVRFAIRHGLISPDDGPPGSRLRP, encoded by the coding sequence ATGGAGGATGGGCAGCCGGCCAGCGCCAGTCGTACAGCTGATCGTACGATTCGTCTGGTGCTGGCCGACGATCATGATATTTTGCGCCAGGGCCTGAAGCTGTTGTTAACGCTGCAGCCGGAGATCCACATTGTTGGGGAGGCCAAGACGGGCAGAGGGGCGGTAGAGATGGCGCGTCAACTGCGGCCAGATATTGTGGTCATGGACATCACGATGCCAGAAATGGATGGCCTGGAGGCCTGCCGTCGTATCCGCGCTGAGCAGCCGGAGACCCAGGTCCTCATTCTCACCATGCACGATAGCGAGGAGTACTTTCTGCAGGCCCTGCGAGTGGGGGCCAGCGGCTATCTGGTCAAGAAGGCGGCGCCAGCCGAGCTACAGAGCGCGGTCCGCGCCCTGGCCGACAACGGGGCCTTCCTCTACCCTGGTCTGGCTCGCTCGCTGATCCGCGTCTACCTGGAACAGTGCACGGCCCAGGAAGAGAGTCAGACGCAGGAGAGCAGCCAGCCTGCTCGTGAGTCGCCTCCTGGTGAGGAGTCAGAGAAGCTGGCCGATGAGCTGCGCGTGCTCAGCCCGCGCGAGCTGGAGGTCCTGACACTGGTCGCCGAGGGCTACACCAGCCAGGAGATCGCCAACCGGCTCGTGCTGAGCGTCAAAACCGTGCAGGCCCACCGCGCCAATATTATGGAGAAGCTTGGACTGCACGATATCCCGCACCTGGTGCGCTTCGCCATTCGCCACGGTCTGATTTCGCCCGACGACGGCCCTCCTGGCTCGCGTCTTCGCCCTTAG
- a CDS encoding sensor histidine kinase encodes MRIIWEWLRRWQLSLFEKVILTNSLLLLAEAVMALWVTSHALEAHHFLIDTAFLVAATLLSIAINAFLLRASFRPLFRLLEVIRQVSAGKTEARAESAPADSEVGQLAAAFNTMLDRLEELRRQQSALILQAREEELRRVSRELHDESSQNLTAVLVYCEILLRTVAGLPEESMTSETRQQLIASCQQLSELAQQTLDAVRQLSQRLRPPVLDDLGLVAALRWLVEDCRRRFCLPVELTIEEQALWQRLPSPYETTLFRIAQEALTNVARHARANQAQLSLRLTSSAIQLSIRDDGLGYDPGQRSNGLGLVSMRERAALLGGKLSIDACPGQGTHVEAILPLPAT; translated from the coding sequence ATGCGGATCATCTGGGAATGGCTGCGGCGCTGGCAGCTCTCACTCTTTGAGAAAGTCATCCTCACCAACAGTCTACTCTTGCTCGCAGAAGCTGTCATGGCCCTCTGGGTGACCAGCCATGCACTGGAAGCCCATCATTTTCTCATTGACACTGCCTTTCTGGTAGCAGCCACCTTACTCAGTATTGCCATCAATGCCTTCCTCTTGCGAGCCAGCTTCAGACCGCTCTTTCGCCTGCTGGAAGTCATTCGCCAGGTCAGTGCGGGTAAGACCGAAGCTCGGGCCGAGTCAGCCCCCGCGGATTCCGAAGTAGGCCAGCTCGCCGCTGCCTTCAATACGATGCTAGACCGTCTGGAAGAGCTGCGCCGTCAGCAATCGGCACTGATTTTGCAGGCCAGAGAGGAAGAGCTGCGGCGCGTTTCTCGTGAATTGCACGATGAAAGCAGCCAGAATCTGACCGCTGTCCTGGTCTACTGTGAGATCCTTCTCCGAACCGTAGCGGGCCTGCCCGAAGAGAGTATGACGAGTGAGACGCGCCAGCAGCTCATTGCAAGCTGCCAGCAGTTAAGCGAGCTGGCCCAGCAGACGCTCGATGCCGTTCGTCAGCTTTCCCAGCGCCTGCGCCCGCCCGTGCTCGATGACCTGGGGCTGGTCGCGGCCTTACGCTGGCTGGTTGAGGATTGCCGTCGGCGCTTTTGCCTGCCAGTTGAGCTGACTATCGAAGAGCAGGCGCTCTGGCAACGCTTGCCTTCCCCTTATGAGACTACTCTCTTTCGCATTGCTCAGGAGGCGCTTACCAACGTGGCCCGGCATGCGCGTGCCAACCAGGCCCAGCTCTCGCTGCGGCTGACCTCCAGCGCGATCCAGCTCTCTATTCGAGATGATGGCCTGGGCTACGATCCAGGGCAGCGCAGCAACGGTCTGGGACTGGTGAGCATGCGGGAGCGCGCTGCTCTCCTCGGGGGCAAACTCTCTATCGATGCGTGCCCGGGCCAGGGAACGCATGTTGAGGCCATTCTCCCTCTACCAGCGACCTGA
- a CDS encoding FixH family protein, translating to MRVRPIFWLLLACSCVAALTLAAFWPVQVPAVLQVHVTEGPPLRVGTARLQLQLTDPQGTPIEQAQVSSSAWMPDMAMGPTPIHIRQEGHGSYSVLVFFSMPGAWAIKIEAHAKGFTPQQQILHLEVA from the coding sequence ATGCGTGTACGCCCGATTTTTTGGCTGCTGCTGGCTTGTTCTTGCGTAGCGGCCTTGACGCTGGCTGCATTCTGGCCTGTCCAGGTCCCGGCTGTGCTCCAGGTGCACGTCACGGAAGGGCCACCGTTGCGCGTGGGGACAGCACGCTTGCAGCTGCAGCTCACTGATCCCCAGGGGACCCCCATCGAGCAGGCTCAGGTCAGCTCTTCGGCCTGGATGCCAGACATGGCCATGGGGCCAACGCCGATCCATATTCGGCAGGAAGGGCATGGCAGCTATAGCGTGCTGGTCTTTTTCTCAATGCCAGGCGCCTGGGCCATCAAAATAGAGGCGCATGCCAAAGGCTTTACGCCGCAGCAGCAGATCCTCCATCTGGAAGTGGCCTGA